Proteins encoded within one genomic window of Longimicrobiaceae bacterium:
- the rimI gene encoding ribosomal protein S18-alanine N-acetyltransferase, translated as MDADPGRSGGEPVSIRAFRDTDMPRVLAIERASFSTPWKESTFRSLLMRTDTDLFVAERGGVPVGYAACWTVVDQAELGNVAVAPEARGLGIGGALVDHAIRCARSRGAREVFLEVRESNVSAQSVYLAKGFQVLGRRRRYYTLPTEDALVMRLEA; from the coding sequence GTGGACGCGGACCCGGGGAGATCGGGCGGCGAGCCCGTGTCCATCCGCGCTTTCCGCGACACCGACATGCCGCGCGTGCTGGCGATCGAGCGCGCCTCTTTCAGCACGCCGTGGAAGGAGAGCACCTTCCGCAGCCTGCTGATGCGCACCGACACCGACCTGTTCGTGGCCGAGCGCGGCGGCGTTCCCGTGGGCTACGCCGCCTGCTGGACGGTGGTGGACCAGGCCGAGCTGGGCAACGTGGCCGTGGCTCCGGAGGCGCGCGGCCTGGGGATCGGCGGCGCGCTGGTGGACCACGCGATCCGCTGCGCCCGCTCGCGCGGAGCCCGCGAAGTGTTCCTGGAGGTACGCGAATCCAACGTCTCCGCGCAGTCGGTGTACCTCGCGAAAGGGTTCCAGGTGCTGGGCCGGCGGCGGCGCTACTACACCCTGCCCACCGAAGACGCGCTCGTAATGCGCCTTGAGGCTTGA
- the ssb gene encoding single-stranded DNA-binding protein, whose product MSRSLNKAILIGNLGSDPEIRTTANGGKVAQFSIATSRTWKNASGEQQEKTEWHRVVCWEKLADIVERYLKKGNQVYIEGEIEYRQYEAKDGTGTRYSTEIRAREMMMLGGKPEGGGGGGSYGGGGGYGSGGSGGGGGYGGGGGGNANRGGGSGGGGGGAGGAKKGGNYDDFQPPAFEDDDDLPF is encoded by the coding sequence GTGTCACGCAGCTTGAACAAGGCGATCCTGATCGGCAACCTGGGCTCCGACCCGGAGATCCGCACCACCGCGAACGGGGGCAAGGTGGCCCAGTTCTCCATCGCCACCAGCCGCACGTGGAAGAACGCGAGCGGCGAGCAGCAGGAGAAGACCGAGTGGCACCGCGTGGTCTGCTGGGAGAAGCTGGCCGACATCGTGGAGCGCTACCTCAAGAAGGGCAACCAGGTCTACATCGAGGGCGAGATCGAGTACCGGCAGTACGAGGCCAAGGACGGCACCGGCACCCGCTACAGCACCGAGATCCGCGCCCGCGAGATGATGATGCTGGGCGGCAAGCCCGAGGGTGGCGGTGGCGGTGGCAGCTACGGCGGCGGCGGGGGATACGGCAGCGGTGGTAGCGGTGGCGGTGGCGGGTACGGCGGCGGTGGCGGTGGCAACGCCAATCGCGGCGGCGGCAGCGGCGGAGGCGGTGGGGGTGCCGGCGGCGCCAAGAAGGGCGGCAACTACGACGACTTCCAGCCGCCCGCCTTCGAGGACGACGACGACCTTCCGTTCTGA